In Liquorilactobacillus hordei DSM 19519, the following proteins share a genomic window:
- the asnB gene encoding asparagine synthase (glutamine-hydrolyzing) translates to MCGFVGLLTNSIGKNEIKYKKINDMNNMIIHRGPDDEGYFQDKNITMGFRRLSIIDLKNGHQPMEYDNERYWLTFNGEIYNYIELRKQLEQEGYTFKTNTDSEIILAMYAKYSEKCVSFFRGMFAFVIWDSVAKKLFAARDHFGIKPFYYSINEGDFYYASENKAIYKILQKKDLNEDALQDYMTYQYVPENETMYENVESLQPGCSLSVEPGKEVKVERYFYAEFEPIKLSEKEYEKQIRDCLVESVEKHMSADVPVGAFLSGGIDSAIIVSLAKQFNSQLETFSVGFGQEGYSELDVAEMTAAQLGVKNTSYVIDPVEFMQEFPHFVWSMDDPLADPAAIPQYFVAREARKKVKVALTGEGADEFFGGYKMYHEPLSLKFFEHTKRINKMLNQIAHLIPEGVKGRNFVLRGTTPLEERYVGNAFIFNEKQKNKFFKNYNCNHPFQLFTKPLYQDACKNDAVSKMQFIDVHSWLSGDLLHNADRTTMAHSLELRTPFVDKDVFEVARHIPSEYKISHGTTKYILRKAVKGLVPDHVLERSKLGFPVPIRVWLRAEMYEWARDIIKKSQTDKYFDKDYFLNLLEEHRRKRKDNSRKLWTILTFMVWYQVYGE, encoded by the coding sequence ATGTGTGGTTTTGTTGGACTATTGACAAATAGTATAGGGAAAAACGAGATAAAGTATAAAAAGATTAATGATATGAATAATATGATTATTCATAGGGGACCAGATGACGAAGGATATTTTCAAGACAAGAATATCACTATGGGTTTTAGGCGTTTAAGTATAATCGACCTAAAAAACGGACATCAGCCAATGGAGTATGATAATGAACGATATTGGTTGACTTTTAATGGAGAAATATATAATTACATTGAATTGCGCAAGCAACTAGAGCAAGAAGGCTATACTTTCAAAACTAATACAGACTCAGAAATTATTTTAGCCATGTATGCTAAATATTCTGAAAAATGTGTTTCTTTTTTCCGAGGTATGTTTGCTTTTGTTATTTGGGATAGTGTTGCCAAGAAATTATTTGCAGCACGGGATCATTTTGGAATTAAACCTTTTTATTATTCAATTAATGAGGGAGATTTCTATTATGCTTCTGAAAATAAGGCAATTTATAAGATATTACAGAAAAAAGACTTGAATGAGGATGCATTACAGGATTATATGACATATCAGTATGTTCCTGAGAATGAAACGATGTATGAAAATGTTGAATCCTTGCAACCAGGATGCTCACTTAGCGTTGAACCAGGTAAAGAGGTTAAAGTTGAACGATATTTCTATGCAGAATTTGAACCAATTAAATTATCTGAGAAAGAGTATGAAAAACAAATACGTGATTGTTTAGTTGAGTCTGTTGAAAAGCATATGAGTGCGGATGTTCCTGTTGGGGCGTTCTTATCAGGTGGAATTGACTCTGCAATTATTGTTTCTTTAGCAAAACAATTCAATTCTCAGTTAGAGACATTCTCGGTTGGCTTTGGGCAAGAAGGTTATAGTGAACTAGATGTTGCAGAAATGACGGCAGCACAATTAGGTGTAAAAAACACGAGTTATGTCATTGATCCAGTGGAATTTATGCAAGAATTTCCGCATTTTGTGTGGAGTATGGATGATCCCTTAGCAGATCCAGCGGCTATTCCGCAGTATTTTGTTGCACGTGAAGCAAGAAAAAAGGTAAAAGTTGCTTTAACGGGTGAAGGAGCCGATGAATTCTTTGGTGGATACAAAATGTACCATGAGCCACTTTCATTGAAATTTTTTGAACACACTAAAAGAATTAATAAAATGTTAAACCAAATAGCACATCTAATTCCAGAAGGTGTGAAAGGGCGTAACTTTGTTTTACGAGGAACGACTCCGCTAGAGGAACGTTATGTCGGAAATGCATTTATTTTTAATGAAAAACAGAAAAATAAATTCTTTAAAAACTATAATTGTAATCATCCATTTCAACTTTTCACTAAACCATTGTACCAAGATGCATGCAAGAACGATGCGGTTAGTAAAATGCAGTTTATTGATGTGCATTCGTGGCTTAGTGGCGATTTGTTGCATAATGCGGATCGAACAACGATGGCGCATAGCTTAGAATTGCGGACACCTTTTGTAGATAAAGATGTTTTTGAAGTTGCTAGACATATTCCATCAGAGTATAAGATTTCTCATGGAACAACTAAATATATTTTGAGAAAAGCTGTTAAAGGATTAGTACCTGATCATGTGTTGGAACGAAGCAAATTAGGTTTTCCAGTTCCAATTAGAGTTTGGTTGCGAGCTGAAATGTATGAATGGGCACGGGATATTATTAAAAAATCACAGACAGATAAGTACTTTGATAAAGATTACTTTTTGAATTTATTGGAGGAACATCGCAGAAAAAGAAAAGATAATTCAAGAAAGCTTTGGACTATTCTGACTTTTATGGTGTGGTACCAAGTATATGGTGAGTAA
- a CDS encoding MerR family transcriptional regulator: MRIDEFSKISGVSVYTLRFYDKLNILKPNSVNQNNKYRDYEPKQLSRVAEINSLKELGVPLKDMSDFFSVPSNDAKMIRVIADRQIPELQTKIKHTEDQIKHIQASLFLYNNGGFDMVNGITVKTTRAFLAATLRDQYDKGTKKYDEFSTNLWDKLENEIKKNGGLLSTPCLTLYYSGLYLNQDNKIVDQEIVEPLTHGLVVDEKSNVVIREIPSEEVASIIHTGGFNDIGVTGNKLIAWVKENGYEVSRPIREIYHIDQKNTGDLSTIELQLPLKGNQ, translated from the coding sequence TTGAGGATTGATGAGTTTTCCAAAATTAGTGGGGTATCAGTGTACACACTGCGATTCTATGATAAATTGAATATTCTTAAACCAAACAGTGTTAATCAAAATAATAAGTATCGAGACTATGAGCCAAAGCAATTATCGCGAGTAGCTGAAATAAACTCTCTAAAAGAATTAGGAGTTCCATTGAAAGATATGAGTGACTTTTTTTCTGTTCCATCAAATGATGCTAAGATGATTAGAGTTATTGCCGATCGTCAGATTCCAGAGTTGCAAACAAAAATTAAACATACTGAAGATCAAATCAAACATATTCAAGCTAGTCTCTTCCTGTATAATAATGGAGGATTCGATATGGTGAACGGGATTACAGTAAAAACAACACGTGCTTTTTTGGCTGCTACACTGAGAGATCAATACGACAAAGGTACAAAGAAATATGATGAATTTTCAACGAATTTATGGGATAAGCTAGAAAATGAAATTAAAAAAAATGGGGGCTTATTGTCGACACCATGTCTCACATTGTACTATTCTGGATTATATTTGAATCAAGATAACAAAATAGTGGATCAAGAAATTGTTGAACCTTTAACGCATGGACTGGTAGTCGATGAAAAATCGAATGTAGTGATTAGAGAAATTCCATCTGAAGAGGTTGCATCTATTATTCACACAGGAGGATTCAACGATATTGGTGTTACTGGTAATAAATTAATTGCTTGGGTGAAAGAAAATGGTTATGAGGTTTCAAGACCAATCCGAGAGATCTACCATATTGATCAAAAAAATACAGGTGATCTGAGTACGATAGAGTTGCAATTACCTCTGAAAGGTAACCAATAA